From Planococcus sp. MB-3u-03, one genomic window encodes:
- a CDS encoding replication initiation protein: MARVNAKKQLVSYENSIKKSKELSMAKLYQGLTLNQMQLLAFSIFSTQQNGLTEFRKSDFEKKFGVTQYRTEDAMKDSDKITSIKFSTIDMENEKFKFWNAFIGMGYDKGQFSFEWNPKMLPHILELKDAYYITTDLTIASNFKSSFSWTLYDYIKAHYGYWHKVISREELMKLFGVESTKTYAGNTAQFKRGVLDIAIKEINEYTELEVWYKVEKEGRSIARFDLIWSNGQKLTSATKKQIKEIQSIVDIVSEDMFEYMNLDSENDRLRARDLIIEIENMKQFLDEPISITSERANELIQKTVWNFRQLNGLLQKNHKALSPGSVKKVEFYNWLEDRN, translated from the coding sequence GTGGCAAGAGTAAACGCTAAAAAACAATTAGTATCCTATGAGAATTCAATCAAAAAGAGTAAAGAATTATCTATGGCAAAACTCTATCAAGGACTTACTCTAAATCAAATGCAATTACTAGCATTTTCAATTTTTTCTACTCAACAGAATGGGTTAACAGAATTTCGAAAAAGTGACTTTGAAAAGAAATTTGGTGTAACCCAGTACCGAACAGAAGACGCTATGAAAGATTCGGATAAGATTACAAGTATAAAGTTCAGTACGATAGATATGGAAAATGAAAAGTTTAAATTTTGGAATGCTTTTATTGGAATGGGCTATGATAAAGGGCAATTTAGCTTCGAATGGAATCCTAAAATGTTACCTCATATTTTAGAATTAAAAGATGCTTATTACATCACGACAGATTTGACTATTGCTTCGAACTTTAAAAGTAGTTTTTCATGGACGTTATACGATTACATAAAAGCTCATTATGGTTATTGGCACAAAGTAATATCAAGAGAAGAATTGATGAAATTATTCGGTGTAGAATCGACAAAAACGTATGCTGGAAATACGGCTCAATTTAAACGTGGCGTGCTTGATATAGCTATTAAAGAAATTAATGAATATACCGAATTAGAAGTGTGGTATAAAGTTGAAAAAGAAGGTCGTTCAATTGCTAGATTTGATCTAATTTGGTCCAATGGACAAAAGCTAACAAGTGCCACAAAGAAACAAATTAAAGAGATTCAAAGCATCGTGGACATTGTTTCTGAGGATATGTTTGAATACATGAACCTTGATAGTGAGAACGATCGATTACGAGCGAGAGATTTAATTATTGAAATTGAGAATATGAAACAGTTTTTAGACGAACCGATCTCGATTACGAGTGAGCGAGCCAATGAACTGATTCAAAAAACTGTATGGAATTTTAGGCAATTAAATGGCTTACTTCAAAAA
- a CDS encoding site-specific integrase — MQNKQQEMKDVQPIRSLEKIEDMKWSLKKWCSERDYILFLLGINSGLRVGDLLKIKTSEIQGKQVVSLREGKTGKRRTIHLGNIYDELDAYIRTLEGAEWLFPSRKGNGPITRIQAYRQLQKAAQMVDISVGIGTHTLRKTFGYWHYKQFKDIAELQNILNHAHPQITLRYIGITDEQIESNLKTFRL; from the coding sequence ATGCAAAATAAGCAGCAAGAGATGAAAGATGTCCAACCGATCCGGTCACTGGAAAAGATTGAGGACATGAAATGGAGCTTAAAGAAATGGTGCAGCGAACGAGATTACATACTGTTTCTCCTGGGCATCAATTCCGGCTTGCGTGTCGGGGATCTGTTAAAGATTAAAACCAGCGAGATTCAGGGCAAGCAAGTAGTGTCGCTGCGTGAAGGAAAGACTGGAAAACGCCGTACTATTCACCTCGGCAACATTTACGACGAACTGGATGCTTATATTCGCACGCTAGAGGGCGCTGAGTGGCTGTTTCCCAGTCGGAAGGGAAATGGACCGATTACGCGCATTCAAGCGTACAGGCAGCTTCAGAAGGCCGCACAGATGGTCGATATTTCGGTGGGGATCGGTACGCACACCTTACGAAAAACGTTTGGCTATTGGCATTACAAGCAGTTTAAAGACATTGCCGAGCTGCAGAATATCCTCAATCATGCGCATCCGCAGATCACGTTGCGTTACATCGGCATCACCGATGAGCAGATTGAGAGCAATTTAAAAACGTTTCGTCTGTAA